A DNA window from Castanea sativa cultivar Marrone di Chiusa Pesio chromosome 7, ASM4071231v1 contains the following coding sequences:
- the LOC142643525 gene encoding disease resistance protein At4g27190-like isoform X2, with product MEVVAAAVGALVTTTSQLLCSCVSSKTNTTFNLHSNLAAVEEEMKSLTDRIEEVKRETEAAEKEGKDIRAQVVTWLKDVETLQPRVNAIQGQMVNNNRPSRCFLNCRKRYRASREVEETLKEIKKLLLVAGSFDSGVVCLTRVPRAVECIPGPSIQGQTTASKQLDETMKALADGFKRIGIWGLGGVGKTTLVKNLNNQLREASTQPFGIVIWATVSKNLVIKNVQKQIAQRLNLEVKMDESVQRMAIRLYERLEKEEKFLLILDDVWEKIDLHTLGVPVPEVHKGCKILLTSRLMEVCRTMTTDLVIKVEVLNDVEAWQLFCQKAGDVAHLEEIKPLAEAIVKECCRLPLAIITVGAAMRKKTKVELWRHALKELRRSVPSIEGIEAEVYKPLKLSYDSLQGNNIKSCFLYCCLFPEDFQIGINNLVQYWRAEGLIDVGQNWANMDEGISLIENLKDSCLLEGDPDGETVKMHDVVRDVAIWISLSSEDGCKSLVRSGIGLSEISAEEFSNSNSLDRVSFMDNNITRLPDCMIQCSKASTLLLQHNNALNTVPEKFLQGFEALKVLDLKSTSIRSLPHSLLQLRDLRVLLLCNCSNLKELPSLGTLTKLRELDLGGTCIANLPRAIENLSELRILNLAYTGKLKSIQPGIISKLSCLESLFMLGSGFRFCSKGEEDEQATFEELKSSFNRLHYLKISLNGIPWDKAEDLSWINRISDLELLFPPRQGTRCLLTIIKKRCSFQGLNLSSSQEWIGWFWGNSSSLELILCTGLDEMLKDFIESDASFAGLKSLAIDYCPTSLGQRGGCAARCDLLPNLEKFRLSWIENLNSISELAGHLGLRLNSLKSIEVKHCHQMKYLLSCGDFIQTLPILEEIKIRGDMAVSGAG from the exons ATGGAAGTGGTGGCCGCAGCTGTCGGTGCACTAGTGACAACAACTAGCCAGCTTCTCTGTAGTTGTGTCAGTTCTAAGACCAACACCACTTTTAATTTGCATTCAAATCTTGCTGCTGTTGAGGAGGAGATGAAAAGCCTTACGGATCGTATAGAAGAAGTCAAACGTGAAACGGAAGCAGcggagaaagaaggaaaagataTCAGAGCTCAAGTCGTAACTTGGCTTAAGGACGTGGAAACGCTTCAGCCTAGAGTCAATGCAATTCAAGGACAAATGgtcaacaacaataggccttcTCGATGTTTCTTAAATTGCAGAAAGCGGTATAGAGCGAGCAGGGAGgtggaagaaactctgaaagagatCAAAAAGCTTCTTCTTGTAGCTGGAAGTTTTGACTCTGGTGTGGTTTGTCTTACTAGAGTTCCCAGAGCAGTGGAGTGTATTCCTGGCCCTTCAATTCAAGGTCAAACAACCGCATCAAAACAATTAGACGAGACTATGAAGGCATTGGCTGATGGATTCAAAAGGATTGGTATTTGGGGACTAGGAGGAGTTGGCAAGACTACTCTGGTGAAGAACTTGAATAATCAGCTCAGAGAGGCTTCTACACAGCCTTTTGGCATTGTCATTTGGGCCACCGTTTCGAAGAATTTGGTCATTAAAAATGTCCAGAAACAAATAGCTCAAAGATTAAATTTGGAGGTGAAAATGGATGAAAGCGTGCAGAGAATGGCCATTCGGCTTTATGAAAggcttgagaaagaagaaaaatttctACTCATTCTAGATGATGTTTGGGAGAAAATTGATTTACACACTTTGGGTGTCCCAGTGCCTGAAGTTCATAAAGGCTGTAAGATCCTATTGACTTCTCGACTTATGGAAGTCTGTAGGACTATGACAACCGATCTCGTTATCAAAGTAGAAGTTTTAAATGATGTTGAAGCATGGCAATTGTTTTGTCAAAAGGCAGGGGATGTGGCTCATCTGgaagaaattaaaccattagCAGAAGCAATTGTAAAAGAATGTTGCAGATTACCACTAGCCATCATCACCGTGGGAGCTGCCAtgagaaaaaagacaaaggtCGAGTTGTGGAGGCATGCGTTAAAGGAGTTGCGAAGATCAGTGCCTTCTATAGAAGGAATTGAGGCTGAGGTCTATAAGCCGTTGAAGTTGAGTTACGACTCATTACAAGGTAACAACATAAAATCCTGTTTCTTATATTGCTGTCTATTTCCCGAGGACTTCCAAATTGGAATAAACAACTTAGTACAATACTGGCGGGCAGAAGGTTTGATAGATGTAGGACAGAATTGGGCTAATATGGACGAAGGCATTTctttgattgaaaatctgaaggACTCTTGTTTGTTGGAAGGAGATCCCGATGGGGAAACTGTGAAGATGCATGACGTTGTTCGGGACGTTGCTATATGGATTTCGTTATCGTCTGAGGATGGGTGTAAATCCCTTGTTCGTTCGGGGATTGGGTTGAGTGAGATTTCTGCTGAAgagttttcaaattcaaattctctcGATAGAGTTTCTTTCATGGATAACAACATAACAAGGCTACCTGATTGCATGATACAATGTTCAAAGGCCTCGACTCTGCTACTCCAACACAATAATGCCCTTAACACAGTTCCTGAGAAATTCCTGCAAGGATTTGAAGCTCTCAAGGTGTTGGATCTCAAAAGCACCAGCATCCGGTCATTGCCTCATTCTCTACTTCAACTTAGAGATCTCCgtgttcttcttctttgcaaTTGCAGTAATCTTAAAGAACTACCCTCACTGGGAACGCTTACTAAACTTCGAGAACTTGATCTTGGTGGCACGTGTATCGCAAATTTGCCAAGAGCGATTGAAAACCTGAGTGAGCTAAGGATTTTAAACTTAGCATATACTGGAAAACTGAAAAGCATTCAACCTGGAATTATATCCAAGTTGTCTTGTTTAGAAAGTCTATTTATGTTGGGTAGTGGCTTTCGTTTCTGTTCGAAGGGAGAGGAAGACGAACAGGCAACTTTTGAAGAGCTCAAATCATCCTTTAATCGATTACATTACTTAAAGATCTCATTGAATGGGATCCCATGGGACAAAGCCGAAGATCTTTCCTGGATAAATAGAATTAGTGATCTTGAACTTCTTTTTCCCCCACGACAAGGAACGAGATGCCTacttacaataataaaaaaaaggtgttcTTTCCAGGGTCTTAATCTTTCTTCCTCGCAAGAATGGATTGGGTGGTTCTGGGGTAATTCAAGTTCTTTGGAATTAATTCTATGTACAGGACTGGATGAAATGCTTAAAGACTTCATTGAAAGTGATGCCAGTTTTGCTGGTTTAAAGTCACTTGCTATTGATTATTGTCCAACCAGTTTAGGGCAGAGAGGAGGATGTGCTGCCCGCTGTGACCTACTACCAAACCTGGAGAAATTTCGTCTCTCCTGGATCGAAAACCTAAATAGCATTTCAGAGCTAGCTGGTCATCTTGGGCTGAGACTTAATAGCCTAAAATCAATAGAGGTGAAACACTGTCATCAGATGAAATATCTTCTCTCCTGTGGTGACTTCATTCAGACTCTGCCAATCCTAGAAGAAATCAAG ATACGAGGAGACATGGCTGTGTCTGGAGCAGGTTGA
- the LOC142643525 gene encoding disease resistance protein At4g27190-like isoform X1: protein MEVVAAAVGALVTTTSQLLCSCVSSKTNTTFNLHSNLAAVEEEMKSLTDRIEEVKRETEAAEKEGKDIRAQVVTWLKDVETLQPRVNAIQGQMVNNNRPSRCFLNCRKRYRASREVEETLKEIKKLLLVAGSFDSGVVCLTRVPRAVECIPGPSIQGQTTASKQLDETMKALADGFKRIGIWGLGGVGKTTLVKNLNNQLREASTQPFGIVIWATVSKNLVIKNVQKQIAQRLNLEVKMDESVQRMAIRLYERLEKEEKFLLILDDVWEKIDLHTLGVPVPEVHKGCKILLTSRLMEVCRTMTTDLVIKVEVLNDVEAWQLFCQKAGDVAHLEEIKPLAEAIVKECCRLPLAIITVGAAMRKKTKVELWRHALKELRRSVPSIEGIEAEVYKPLKLSYDSLQGNNIKSCFLYCCLFPEDFQIGINNLVQYWRAEGLIDVGQNWANMDEGISLIENLKDSCLLEGDPDGETVKMHDVVRDVAIWISLSSEDGCKSLVRSGIGLSEISAEEFSNSNSLDRVSFMDNNITRLPDCMIQCSKASTLLLQHNNALNTVPEKFLQGFEALKVLDLKSTSIRSLPHSLLQLRDLRVLLLCNCSNLKELPSLGTLTKLRELDLGGTCIANLPRAIENLSELRILNLAYTGKLKSIQPGIISKLSCLESLFMLGSGFRFCSKGEEDEQATFEELKSSFNRLHYLKISLNGIPWDKAEDLSWINRISDLELLFPPRQGTRCLLTIIKKRCSFQGLNLSSSQEWIGWFWGNSSSLELILCTGLDEMLKDFIESDASFAGLKSLAIDYCPTSLGQRGGCAARCDLLPNLEKFRLSWIENLNSISELAGHLGLRLNSLKSIEVKHCHQMKYLLSCGDFIQTLPILEEIKVNYCENFEELFNYESGQNISPDPKLRILQLAYLPKFKTLCRYEETWLCLEQVDVWECEGLRRLPLTNQNAGTIKEIKGESEWWDALEWDDDQTKSSLLPFFHPRQLGGFGQIKASAQSSPSDCV, encoded by the coding sequence ATGGAAGTGGTGGCCGCAGCTGTCGGTGCACTAGTGACAACAACTAGCCAGCTTCTCTGTAGTTGTGTCAGTTCTAAGACCAACACCACTTTTAATTTGCATTCAAATCTTGCTGCTGTTGAGGAGGAGATGAAAAGCCTTACGGATCGTATAGAAGAAGTCAAACGTGAAACGGAAGCAGcggagaaagaaggaaaagataTCAGAGCTCAAGTCGTAACTTGGCTTAAGGACGTGGAAACGCTTCAGCCTAGAGTCAATGCAATTCAAGGACAAATGgtcaacaacaataggccttcTCGATGTTTCTTAAATTGCAGAAAGCGGTATAGAGCGAGCAGGGAGgtggaagaaactctgaaagagatCAAAAAGCTTCTTCTTGTAGCTGGAAGTTTTGACTCTGGTGTGGTTTGTCTTACTAGAGTTCCCAGAGCAGTGGAGTGTATTCCTGGCCCTTCAATTCAAGGTCAAACAACCGCATCAAAACAATTAGACGAGACTATGAAGGCATTGGCTGATGGATTCAAAAGGATTGGTATTTGGGGACTAGGAGGAGTTGGCAAGACTACTCTGGTGAAGAACTTGAATAATCAGCTCAGAGAGGCTTCTACACAGCCTTTTGGCATTGTCATTTGGGCCACCGTTTCGAAGAATTTGGTCATTAAAAATGTCCAGAAACAAATAGCTCAAAGATTAAATTTGGAGGTGAAAATGGATGAAAGCGTGCAGAGAATGGCCATTCGGCTTTATGAAAggcttgagaaagaagaaaaatttctACTCATTCTAGATGATGTTTGGGAGAAAATTGATTTACACACTTTGGGTGTCCCAGTGCCTGAAGTTCATAAAGGCTGTAAGATCCTATTGACTTCTCGACTTATGGAAGTCTGTAGGACTATGACAACCGATCTCGTTATCAAAGTAGAAGTTTTAAATGATGTTGAAGCATGGCAATTGTTTTGTCAAAAGGCAGGGGATGTGGCTCATCTGgaagaaattaaaccattagCAGAAGCAATTGTAAAAGAATGTTGCAGATTACCACTAGCCATCATCACCGTGGGAGCTGCCAtgagaaaaaagacaaaggtCGAGTTGTGGAGGCATGCGTTAAAGGAGTTGCGAAGATCAGTGCCTTCTATAGAAGGAATTGAGGCTGAGGTCTATAAGCCGTTGAAGTTGAGTTACGACTCATTACAAGGTAACAACATAAAATCCTGTTTCTTATATTGCTGTCTATTTCCCGAGGACTTCCAAATTGGAATAAACAACTTAGTACAATACTGGCGGGCAGAAGGTTTGATAGATGTAGGACAGAATTGGGCTAATATGGACGAAGGCATTTctttgattgaaaatctgaaggACTCTTGTTTGTTGGAAGGAGATCCCGATGGGGAAACTGTGAAGATGCATGACGTTGTTCGGGACGTTGCTATATGGATTTCGTTATCGTCTGAGGATGGGTGTAAATCCCTTGTTCGTTCGGGGATTGGGTTGAGTGAGATTTCTGCTGAAgagttttcaaattcaaattctctcGATAGAGTTTCTTTCATGGATAACAACATAACAAGGCTACCTGATTGCATGATACAATGTTCAAAGGCCTCGACTCTGCTACTCCAACACAATAATGCCCTTAACACAGTTCCTGAGAAATTCCTGCAAGGATTTGAAGCTCTCAAGGTGTTGGATCTCAAAAGCACCAGCATCCGGTCATTGCCTCATTCTCTACTTCAACTTAGAGATCTCCgtgttcttcttctttgcaaTTGCAGTAATCTTAAAGAACTACCCTCACTGGGAACGCTTACTAAACTTCGAGAACTTGATCTTGGTGGCACGTGTATCGCAAATTTGCCAAGAGCGATTGAAAACCTGAGTGAGCTAAGGATTTTAAACTTAGCATATACTGGAAAACTGAAAAGCATTCAACCTGGAATTATATCCAAGTTGTCTTGTTTAGAAAGTCTATTTATGTTGGGTAGTGGCTTTCGTTTCTGTTCGAAGGGAGAGGAAGACGAACAGGCAACTTTTGAAGAGCTCAAATCATCCTTTAATCGATTACATTACTTAAAGATCTCATTGAATGGGATCCCATGGGACAAAGCCGAAGATCTTTCCTGGATAAATAGAATTAGTGATCTTGAACTTCTTTTTCCCCCACGACAAGGAACGAGATGCCTacttacaataataaaaaaaaggtgttcTTTCCAGGGTCTTAATCTTTCTTCCTCGCAAGAATGGATTGGGTGGTTCTGGGGTAATTCAAGTTCTTTGGAATTAATTCTATGTACAGGACTGGATGAAATGCTTAAAGACTTCATTGAAAGTGATGCCAGTTTTGCTGGTTTAAAGTCACTTGCTATTGATTATTGTCCAACCAGTTTAGGGCAGAGAGGAGGATGTGCTGCCCGCTGTGACCTACTACCAAACCTGGAGAAATTTCGTCTCTCCTGGATCGAAAACCTAAATAGCATTTCAGAGCTAGCTGGTCATCTTGGGCTGAGACTTAATAGCCTAAAATCAATAGAGGTGAAACACTGTCATCAGATGAAATATCTTCTCTCCTGTGGTGACTTCATTCAGACTCTGCCAATCCTAGAAGAAATCAAGGTAAACTATTGTGAGAACTTCGAGGAGCTCTTTAATTATGAATCAGGGCAGAACATATCTCCAGATCCTAAACTACGGATATTGCAATTGGCGTACCTTCCCAAATTCAAAACTCTTTGCAGATACGAGGAGACATGGCTGTGTCTGGAGCAGGTTGACGTGTGGGAGTGCGAAGGTCTCAGAAGGCTGCCTCTTACTAACCAAAATGCAGGTAccataaaagaaattaaaggagAATCTGAATGGTGGGATGCTTTGGAGTGGGACGATGACCAAACCAAATCAAGTTTGCTGCCTTTTTTCCATCCTCGGCAGTTGGGTGGCTTCGGTCAAATAAAGGCTTCGGCCCAAAGTAGCCCTTCTGATTGTGTTTGA
- the LOC142643179 gene encoding SH3 domain-containing protein PJ696.02-like — protein sequence MSIGGELMDFIIVLHDSKAVKTFCSRMHFSLGAGCSAVAGPVGRVLEADLRAGDRGSGMCHTYSCSKGAFVGVSLEGNVVATSMDTNLHFYGDPYLTTSDILLGMVSRPKATEPLYAALENLFFSLQ from the exons ATGTCT ATTGGAGGAGAGCTCATGGACTTCATAATTGTGCTTCATGATTCAAAAGCAGTGAAGACATTTTGTAGTCGCATGCATTTTTCTCTTGGTGCTGGTTGTAGTGCTGTAGCGGGACCTGTAGGGAGAGTGCTGGAAGCAGATCTTCGTGCTGGAGATAGAGGTTCTGGAATGTGCCATACATACAGTTGTAGCAAAG GCGCATTTGTGGGAGTGTCATTGGAAGGGAATGTTGTAGCAACAAGTATGGATACCAATTTACATTTTTATGGTGATCCTTATCTCACCACATCAGATATTCTTCTTGGGATGGTGAGCAGACCAAAGGCTACTGAGCCCTTGTATGCCGCACTTGAAAACCTATTCTTCAGTCTACAGTGA